A single region of the Pan troglodytes isolate AG18354 chromosome 18, NHGRI_mPanTro3-v2.0_pri, whole genome shotgun sequence genome encodes:
- the MEIOB gene encoding meiosis-specific with OB domain-containing protein isoform X1: MANSFATRIFTTLSDLQPNMANLKVIGIVIGKTDVKGFPDRKNIGSERYTFSFTIRDSPAHFVNAASWGNEDYIKSLSDSFRVGDCVIIENPLIQRKEIEREEKFSPATPSNCKLLLSENHSTVKVCSSYEVDTKLLSLIHLPVKESHDYYSLGDIVANGHSLNGRIINVLAAVKSVGEPKYFTTSDRRKGQRCEVRLYDETESSFAMTCWDNESILLAQSWMPRETVIFASDVRINFDKFRNCMTATVISKTIITTNPDTPEANILLNFIRENKETNVLDDEIDSYFKESINLSTIVDVYTVEQLKGRALKNEGKADPSYGILYAYISTLNIDDETTKVVRNRCSSCGYIVNEASNMCTTCNKNSLDFKSVFLSFHVLIDLTDHTGTLHSCSLTGSVAEETLGCTVHEFLAMTDEQKTALKWQFLLERSKIYLKFVLSHRARSGLKISVLSCKLADPTEASRNLSGQKHV, encoded by the exons aaagttaTCGGTATAGTTATTGGGAAAACAGATGTCAAAGGCTTTCCAGACAGAAAAA ATATTGGATCAGAAAGGTACACTTTCAGCTTCACCATTCGGGATTCACCAGCACATTTTGTAAATGCAGCTTCCTGGGGCAATGAAGATTACATCAAGTCTCTTTCTGACAGCTTTAGGGTTGGTGACTGTG TGATAATTGAAAATCCTCTGatccaaagaaaggaaatagaaagagaagaaaaattcagCCCTGCAACTCCTAG CAACTGTAAACTGTTGCTCAGTGAGAATCACTCAACAGTAAAAGTTTGTTCCAGTTATGAAGTGGACACAAAGTTACTTTCTTTGATACATTTACCTGTTAAAGAGTCTCATGATTATTATTCACTGGGTGACATTGTTGCAAATGGACACAGTCTTAATGGGAGGATTATTAACGTGCTTGCAGCTGTGAAGTCG gtTGGAGAGCCAAAATACTTTACAACTTCAGACCGGAGAAAAGGCCAGAGGTGTGAAGTTAGACTCTATGATGAAACAGAGTCTTCTTTTGCGATGACATG TTGGGATAATGAATCCATTCTACTTGCACAGAGCTGGATGCCACGAGAAACAG TAATATTTGCCTCAGATGTAAGaataaattttgacaaatttcGGAACTGCATGACAGCAACTGTAATCTCAAAAACCATTATTACAACTAATCCAG ATACACCAGAAGCTAACATTCTGCTGAATTTTATacgagaaaataaagaaacaaatgttcTGGATGATGAAATTGACAGTTATTTCAAAGAATCCATAAATC taaGTACAATAGTTGATGTCTACACAGTTGAACAATTAAAGGGAAGAGCTTTGAAGAATGAAGGAAAAGCTGATCCTTCCTATGGCATCCTTTATGCCTACATTTCCACACTCAACATTGATGATGAAACTACAAAAGTAGTTCGAAATAGATG ttCCAGCTGTGGTTATATTGTAAATGAAGCATCtaacatgtgcacaacttgcaacAAAAACTCCTTGGACTTTAAATCTGTCTTTCTCAGTTTCCATGTGCTGATTGATCTGACTGATCACACAGGCACCCTTCATTCCTGTAGTCTCACAGGAAGTGTTGCTGAGGAGACTTTGGGCTGCACG gtaCATGAGTTTCTTGCAATGACAGATGAACAGAAAACAGCATTAAAGTGGCAATTTCTCTTGgaaagaagcaaaatttatttaaaa TTCGTTCTATCACACAGAGCAAGGAGTGGATTGAAAATTAGTGTACTCTCGTGCAAGCTTGCAGATCCTACTGAGGCAAGCAGAAACTTGTCTGgacaaaaacatgtttaa
- the MEIOB gene encoding meiosis-specific with OB domain-containing protein isoform X2 → MANSFATRIFTTLSDLQPNMANLKVIGIVIGKTDVKGFPDRKNIGSERYTFSFTIRDSPAHFVNAASWGNEDYIKSLSDSFRVGDCVIIENPLIQRKEIEREEKFSPATPSNCKLLLSENHSTVKVCSSYEVDTKLLSLIHLPVKESHDYYSLGDIVANGHSLNGRIINVLAAVKSVGEPKYFTTSDRRKGQRCEVRLYDETESSFAMTCWDNESILLAQSWMPRETVIFASDVRINFDKFRNCMTATVISKTIITTNPDTPEANILLNFIRENKETNVLDDEIDSYFKESINLSTIVDVYTVEQLKGRALKNEGKADPSYGILYAYISTLNIDDETTKVVRNRCSSCGYIVNEASNMCTTCNKNSLDFKSVFLSFHVLIDLTDHTGTLHSCSLTGSVAEETLGCTFVLSHRARSGLKISVLSCKLADPTEASRNLSGQKHV, encoded by the exons aaagttaTCGGTATAGTTATTGGGAAAACAGATGTCAAAGGCTTTCCAGACAGAAAAA ATATTGGATCAGAAAGGTACACTTTCAGCTTCACCATTCGGGATTCACCAGCACATTTTGTAAATGCAGCTTCCTGGGGCAATGAAGATTACATCAAGTCTCTTTCTGACAGCTTTAGGGTTGGTGACTGTG TGATAATTGAAAATCCTCTGatccaaagaaaggaaatagaaagagaagaaaaattcagCCCTGCAACTCCTAG CAACTGTAAACTGTTGCTCAGTGAGAATCACTCAACAGTAAAAGTTTGTTCCAGTTATGAAGTGGACACAAAGTTACTTTCTTTGATACATTTACCTGTTAAAGAGTCTCATGATTATTATTCACTGGGTGACATTGTTGCAAATGGACACAGTCTTAATGGGAGGATTATTAACGTGCTTGCAGCTGTGAAGTCG gtTGGAGAGCCAAAATACTTTACAACTTCAGACCGGAGAAAAGGCCAGAGGTGTGAAGTTAGACTCTATGATGAAACAGAGTCTTCTTTTGCGATGACATG TTGGGATAATGAATCCATTCTACTTGCACAGAGCTGGATGCCACGAGAAACAG TAATATTTGCCTCAGATGTAAGaataaattttgacaaatttcGGAACTGCATGACAGCAACTGTAATCTCAAAAACCATTATTACAACTAATCCAG ATACACCAGAAGCTAACATTCTGCTGAATTTTATacgagaaaataaagaaacaaatgttcTGGATGATGAAATTGACAGTTATTTCAAAGAATCCATAAATC taaGTACAATAGTTGATGTCTACACAGTTGAACAATTAAAGGGAAGAGCTTTGAAGAATGAAGGAAAAGCTGATCCTTCCTATGGCATCCTTTATGCCTACATTTCCACACTCAACATTGATGATGAAACTACAAAAGTAGTTCGAAATAGATG ttCCAGCTGTGGTTATATTGTAAATGAAGCATCtaacatgtgcacaacttgcaacAAAAACTCCTTGGACTTTAAATCTGTCTTTCTCAGTTTCCATGTGCTGATTGATCTGACTGATCACACAGGCACCCTTCATTCCTGTAGTCTCACAGGAAGTGTTGCTGAGGAGACTTTGGGCTGCACG TTCGTTCTATCACACAGAGCAAGGAGTGGATTGAAAATTAGTGTACTCTCGTGCAAGCTTGCAGATCCTACTGAGGCAAGCAGAAACTTGTCTGgacaaaaacatgtttaa
- the MEIOB gene encoding meiosis-specific with OB domain-containing protein isoform X3 codes for MTCWDNESILLAQSWMPRETVIFASDVRINFDKFRNCMTATVISKTIITTNPDTPEANILLNFIRENKETNVLDDEIDSYFKESINLSTIVDVYTVEQLKGRALKNEGKADPSYGILYAYISTLNIDDETTKVVRNRCSSCGYIVNEASNMCTTCNKNSLDFKSVFLSFHVLIDLTDHTGTLHSCSLTGSVAEETLGCTVHEFLAMTDEQKTALKWQFLLERSKIYLKFVLSHRARSGLKISVLSCKLADPTEASRNLSGQKHV; via the exons ATGACATG TTGGGATAATGAATCCATTCTACTTGCACAGAGCTGGATGCCACGAGAAACAG TAATATTTGCCTCAGATGTAAGaataaattttgacaaatttcGGAACTGCATGACAGCAACTGTAATCTCAAAAACCATTATTACAACTAATCCAG ATACACCAGAAGCTAACATTCTGCTGAATTTTATacgagaaaataaagaaacaaatgttcTGGATGATGAAATTGACAGTTATTTCAAAGAATCCATAAATC taaGTACAATAGTTGATGTCTACACAGTTGAACAATTAAAGGGAAGAGCTTTGAAGAATGAAGGAAAAGCTGATCCTTCCTATGGCATCCTTTATGCCTACATTTCCACACTCAACATTGATGATGAAACTACAAAAGTAGTTCGAAATAGATG ttCCAGCTGTGGTTATATTGTAAATGAAGCATCtaacatgtgcacaacttgcaacAAAAACTCCTTGGACTTTAAATCTGTCTTTCTCAGTTTCCATGTGCTGATTGATCTGACTGATCACACAGGCACCCTTCATTCCTGTAGTCTCACAGGAAGTGTTGCTGAGGAGACTTTGGGCTGCACG gtaCATGAGTTTCTTGCAATGACAGATGAACAGAAAACAGCATTAAAGTGGCAATTTCTCTTGgaaagaagcaaaatttatttaaaa TTCGTTCTATCACACAGAGCAAGGAGTGGATTGAAAATTAGTGTACTCTCGTGCAAGCTTGCAGATCCTACTGAGGCAAGCAGAAACTTGTCTGgacaaaaacatgtttaa